The Sporosarcina ureae genomic sequence CAGGAACGGATCATTCAAGAACGCCAAAGATTGGCGAGAGAACTGCATGACTCTGTGTCCCAGCAATTGTTCGCGGCGTCTATGTTATTGTCGGCACTTGCGGAACAAGCGGAAGAAGGTCCGATAAGCAAGCCGTTATTGCAAGTAGAAAGAATGGTTCAACAAGCGCAATTAGAAATGCGAGCTTTACTTCTTCATTTACGTCCGGCAGCATTGCATAATCAAACGCTTGCGAAAGGTCTCGAAGAGTTACTGAGTGAATTGCAGGAAAAAGTGACGTTTGATATTACACATCGATTAGAAGATATCGAGCTATCTAAAGGTGCGGAAGATCATTTATTCCGGATTGCACAAGAAACATTGTCGAATACACTTCGTCATGCACAGGCGACGGAAGTAGAAATTTTATTAATCGAACGTGATGGATTGGCGATTTTGCGCGTGCAAGACAATGGCGTTGGATTTAAGCAGGATGATGGCAAAGGTGGATCTTATGGTCTGCAGAATGTGAAGGAACGTGCGATTGAGATCGGTGGCAGTTGTAAGATTGTCTCGGTACCTTCTCAAGGAACGATCATAGAAGTGAAATTACCGATTTTGAAAGGGGAGCTGGCGGATGATTCGAGTGCTGTTGGTAGATGATCATGAAATGGTGCGCATTGGCGTATCGACGTATTTGCAAATGCAACCGGATATCGAAGTGATTGCGGAGGCGGAAAATGGTCAGATAGGCGTTGAGAAAGCGCTGGATTTGCGTCCGGATATTATTTTGATGGACATGGTCATGCCTGTCATGAATGGCGCCGAGGCGACGGCTGCGATTATCGCTAACTGGCCGGAAGCGAAGGTCATCATCGTCACGAGTTTCCTCGATGACGATAAATTATACCCCGCACTTGAAGCAGGTGCTGTCAGTTATATTTTAAAAACGTCCAACGCAAAGCGGGTGGCGGATGCTATTAGGGAAACTATGCAAGGGCAAACGGTACTCGAGCCCGAAGTGACATCTAAAATGATGACAAAAATGCGCGGTGCCCAGACACATGCCTTGCATGAAGATTTAACTGATCGTGAGCTAGAAGTATTATTATTATTGGCCAAAGGTAAATCTAATCAGGAAATTGCGGATGAGCTATTCATTGCGTTAAAAACGGTTAAGACCCATGTCAGTAATGTATTATCCAAATTGGAAGTCCAAGACCGCACTCAAGCGGTTATTTATGCGTTTCAAAACAAATTAACGGTTTGATAGTCTATTAGTAAAAATTTCAACATAGTAGTAGATAGACGATAAAACTGTGGATAAACAGCATTTTTAATTAGAATAGTCTGAAGTCACGGACTTCTCCACAATCTATCCACGTACTATGTGTATAAGTATTCAGTTTTATGCAAAAACGAAAAAGTATGCACATGTGGATAAAAAATATTCCGCCGGAAACTTATCCACTATTTGTTACGTCATGGTAGACTGGGTAAAAGAAAATAGAATAGCAGAAGGGAAACCTTCGCGGAAAGAGAGTCATATGGAATTATTTGATTTAATAAAAGCGCTAATTTTAGGGTTTGTAGAAGGTATGACGGAATTCGCGCCTGTTTCTTCGACGGGTCATTTGATTATTGTCGATGATATGTGGCTGAAGACGGAAGAATTCCTTGGGAAATATCCCGCGATTACATTTAAAATAGTGATTCAGCTCGGTTCGATCTTGGCTGTAGTCGTTGTGTTTTGGAAACGGTTATTTAGTTTAGTCGGTTTGTATAAAGTAGATAGCGATGTCAAGATGAGCGAGCGTTTCAATTTGCTACACGTAATCGTTGGTATGTTGCCGGCTGTTATTTTAGGTTTTGCACTGAAAGATTTAATTGATGATTATTTATTCGGTGTAGAAACGGTTATTTTTGCGCTAGTTGCAGGTGCGGTGTTGATGATTGCAGCGGATAAATTTGGACCGAAAAATCCACGTGTACAGACGCTGGATCAGATTACATATAAACAGGCATTTACAGTGGGATTGGTTCAGTGTTTGTCATTGTGGCCAGGGTTTTCACGTTCGGGTGCGACGATTTCCGGCGGTGTGTTATTTGGGATGAATCACCGGACGGCTGCTGACTTTACGTTCATCATGGCGGTTCCAATTATGATGGGTGCGAGTCTTGTGTCGGTGTTGAAGAACTGGGAGTATATGTCGATGGATGACATAGGATTCTATGTGGTTGGTTTCTTGAGTGCGTTTGTATTCGCGCTGATTTCGATTCGCTTCTTCTTGAAGTTGATTTCGAAGGTCAAGTTGATGCCGTTTGCAATTTATCGTATTGTGCTGGCAGCGATCTTGGCAATGATTGTGTTTTTATAAGAAGTTAGACGACCTTTGCAGAATTTGCAGAGGTCGTTTTTTGTGGAATGAAATAGGATAGGTTGACGGGGATAGGGGAGGGGATTTGCGCTTCGGAGGGGACGCTTTCCTGCGGGCATGGCTTGAGCCCATGGGGAAGCATCCCCTATCTGAAGTTGCAATCCCTTCATACTCACCAGTTTACTGTTCCGGCTTTAAATTACTGTATACCTTTTTCCTACTTCTGCAATTTCCACCAAACCACTGAACGTTTTCTCTGCTTCGTTCAAAATCTCATGGATATTCCCGTGAGGTGGCAGATGGGTGAGGACGAGTTGCCCGACTTCGGCTTGCTGTGCAAGTGCACCTGCTTGGCTACCTGCTAGGTGACCCGGTGATTTGTCGAGGTGTTCTTCGTATAGATTGGCCTCGCAGAATACGATGTCGGCATGTTGCGAGAATGCCACGAGCTTGTCCGACCATTCCGTATCGGCAGTGAAAACCGCAGACTTGCCTCCTACTGTGAACTTCATGGCTAGGCAGTAGACGGGATGGATAGTTGGACAAAATGTTACGGTAAATGGGCCGATTTGGACGGATTGATTTTCTTGAATTTCGATACCTTGTGTTTGCTCTTTATACGTCAACTTCGCAAACTGTTCCTCGTCCTGCGCGTGCCCGTAAATAGGTAGTGGTGGGGAAGGGTGTCCAAGGTAGTACTGAATCAACCGGCTATATTGCAAGCTTCCTATGTCTGCGATGTGATCTGCGTGATAGTGGCTGATGACGACCGCGTCGAGCTGTTCCAGTGCGATATGATTTTGCAGGGAAGATAGTACGCCACTTCCGCAGTCGAACAGGCAATGGAATCCTTCGTGTTCGATGAGAAATGAAGAGGTGGCGCTGTTTGCTTTTGGGTAGCCGCCCCAGATGCCTAAAGGGATGATGTTCATGTGAATTCCTCCTGTTTGGTTATTTACATACTTTTATTGTAAGTGAAGGGTGAGGAAAAGTCGTAAAGTAGGTATTTTTTTTTGAGGTGCCGACTCTAAGCGCCACCTTTCACTTTTGGTTCATCTAGTTCAAGCGGCTAGGATCTCGGGTCATAAGCCGTGCCGGTCGTGAGGCAAAAGGCGCCTCAAGTCCAGCCCGTCTTATGCCTGCCGATCCTGTCGAGCCGCTTTCACTTTTGGTTCATCCAGTTACAGGTGGCAGAGTCTCGGGTCATAAGTCAAAGCTGCTGTGCGGCAAAAAGCGCCGCTTCGCATCTTCGTCTTATGCCTGCCGACTCTAAGCGCCACCTTTCACTTTTGGTTCATCCAGTTCAAGCGGCTAGGATCTCGGGTCATAAGCCGTGCCGGTCGTGAGGCAAAAGGCGCCTCAAGTCCAGCCCGTCTTATGCCTGTCGATCCTATCGAGCCGCTTTCACTTTTGGTTCATCCAGTTACAGGTGGCAGAGTCTCGGGTCATAAGTCAAAGCTGCTGTGCGGCAAAAAGCGCCGCTTCGCACCTTCGCCTTATGCCTGCCGACTCTAAACGCCACCTTTCACTTTTGGTTCATCCATGCGATAATAGAGAAAATACACTTTGAGGATGACGATATGAGTAAATTAGTTGAAATACAGTTAAATGCACAGGGCACGGTGGCTTTGAAGAAGGGGTATCCTTTGATTTTGAAGGATGCTGTGATGAGTAGTGAGATTCAGGCGAAGGAAGGTAGTTTGATTCGTCTGACGGATCGTTATCATAAATATTTGGCTACAGGTTATTATGGAATTCAAAATAAAGGAATTGGCTGGGTGCTGACTTCGAATGAGAGAGAAGAGATTGACTTTGATTTCTTCGATCAGAAAATGGCGACTGCGTTTGAGCGTCGTGACGCGTATATGAAAGATCCGAATACGACGGCTTTCCGTTTGTTTAATGGAGAAGGCGACGGAATTGGTGGCGTGACGATCGATTATTTCGATGGCTATTATATGGTCAGCTGGTATAGTGAAGGGATTTATGCGTTCCGTCATCACGTGTATAACGTGTTGGATAAGCGTGGGGGTTACAAAGCGGTTTACGAGAAAAAGCGTTTTGATTCACAAGGGCAGTATGTGGAACAGGATGATTTCGTTCAAGGGACGCCTGGAGATTTTCCGATCATCGTCAAGGAAAATGGCATGAACTTTGCGATTGATTTGAATGATGGTGCGATGACGGGAGTTTTCCTTGATCAGCGCGATGTACGTGAGGCGATTCGGGACAACTATTCAGAAGGTCGCGAAGTGTTGAATACGTTCTCTTATACAGGAGCGTTTTCGGTTGCTGCTATTTTAGGTGGCGCGAAGAAAACGACGAATGTGGATTTGGCGAAGCGTAGTGTCGCGAAGACAATCGAGCAGTTCAGTGTCAACGGTATCGATTACGAGCAGCAAGATATTAAAGTGATGGATGTCTTTGACTATTTCCGTTATGCAAAGCGTCATGACATGAAATTCGGACTAGTTGTACTGGATCCGCCGAGCTTTGCGCGTTCGAAGAAGTATACGTTTAGTACAGCGAAGGATTATCCTATGCTGATGAAAGAAGCGATTGCGGTTACGGAGAAGAACGGTATTATCGTAGCTTCCACAAATAACGCGAGCTTTAGTATGAAGAAGTTCAAAGGCTTCATTGAGCAAGCTTTCAAGGAGACGGATATGCGCTATAAAGTACTCGAAGAATCGTCATTACCAAGAGACTTCCGTACGCCGCGTGATTATCCTGAATTTAATTATTTAAAAGTCGTTATTGTGCAGAAGTTGCGTTAATTCGTCACAAAAAGTAGAGTGACAATGTCAATATTTCCTAGTACGATGGATTCAATGAAGTCGTGAAACGGGAGGTAAACATATGAAGCGAGTACTTGCGCTGTTGGCTGTGCTGTCTGTCTTGGTACTAACTGGCTGTTCCAATGTGTATAGCGAGGAAGACGGCTACCGCATGGCGATCATCAATCAAGGGTTCCCTGTTCCAAAAGAAGCTTATGAAGTGAAAGCAGAGGATTGCGTAGGGGAAATTACTAAATCGGCGAAGTATAAGTTGAAAGGCATCGGTGACTCGGAAGGCAATCCGCCAGATCATTATTTGCGTACGATCGAAGAATGGGGCTGGACGGAGATGCTGGAAGACCGCAGAGGATCCATTCATTTCTATGAGAAACAAGGCAAGATCATGTCGCTCAATATTAAAGAGAACGTCTTTGATGTATTTGAAATGACGAGCGCAACGGAATCATAAGTTAGGTGGCGAGAGTATGGAGACGAAAAAACCGAAGCTAGACATAGAGAAACCTGCTGTTGCAAAAGCGTTCGATGTGTTGGTTATCGCTTTATTCGCTGCTGCTCTCGTCTATTTAGTGTTGCAGTGGAATCAATTGCCGGATCGTATTCCTGCGCATTTTGGAGCGAATGGGGAAGTGGACCGTTACGGTTCGAGAATGGAATTACTGCTGTTACCAGTCATTGGTATCGTTATGTGGGTAGGGATGTGGAAGCTGGAGAAGTATCCGCATACGTATAACTACTTGAATTTGCGTCCTGATAACGTAGAAATCCAGTACCGCTATGGCTTGCTATTCATGAATGTCATGAAAAACATTTCGACACTACTATTTGTCTTTCTCATATGGCAGTCGGTCGATATCGCTTTGGCTCGAATCGGATCATTGAACATGCCTTTGCTCATCACGATACTTGCACTATTATTTGGTTCGATGGGTGTCTATTTGTATAAAGTACTAAAGTTATAGAAAATGCCTGAAATGTATTCCTAACATTCTGCCAATAAACGAATCTATTGATCACCTCTTATCGTATACTCCTGATAAGAGGTGATTTTTTATGAAATGGAAACTGTTATTTGTCTCTTTACTAGCCTTCTTTGTTCTGCCGACAACGGCTGGGGCAGTAGATTTCAGCATTTCGGACGTAAAAATCAACGCGCAGTTGGAAGGGGATGGTTCCGTTCAGGTTAACGAGCAGCATACGTATGATTTTGACAGTGGATTTAACGGAATCATTCGAAAAATACAACCCAAAAAAGGGGCATCAATTGAAGACTTTAAAGCCTCTGAAAAGGGTAAACAGTTAGAGATTGAGAAGCGCGACACGGAATATCGTGTACACCGCAAAGGAGACAGCGAAGTCATAGTCTTTGATTTGCAGTACACGATTAGAAATGGAATGGAAAAATATACAGATGGCGCGCAGTTCTATTGGCCGTTTTTTGACCATCGTAATGAAACGCATTATGGCAATATGACGATTACCATCGTCCCTCCTAGTAAAGCGTCTGACGTAATGTTCATCGGCTATGACAGTGCGGAAGAGACAGGGGAAGTACAAGCGAAAGGAACGGTCGTATTTTCATTGGGAAAAGTCCATGCGGGAAACAATGGTGATATTCGCGTGATCTATGAACCGTCTTTATTTCCAGCCATGACCGCGGTAGATGCCGACATTCGCCCAACGGTCAAAAAAGATCAGGAAATGGTAGCTATGCTACATGAGAAATACATTGAGAGCCAAAAGATTGTAGGTACTGTGGGTAGTGTTAGTGCAGCAGCGGGAGTTTTTGGAGTCGGTTTGATTGGCTTTTTCGCGAATGCGAGGAGGAAAAGATTTAGGAAGGAAGCGCACTATCAAATGGAGTCGAATGGCTTTTACGTTCCCACGAATGATATGAGCTTACCGGCTGTACTTCTTTTCAAGAATGGAGCAGCTTCCATCGAGCTAATGTCCGCCGCATTGCTTGATCTCGTTCGTAAAGGGAATGTGAAACAACTATCCGATGAGGAGTT encodes the following:
- a CDS encoding DUF2207 domain-containing protein translates to MKWKLLFVSLLAFFVLPTTAGAVDFSISDVKINAQLEGDGSVQVNEQHTYDFDSGFNGIIRKIQPKKGASIEDFKASEKGKQLEIEKRDTEYRVHRKGDSEVIVFDLQYTIRNGMEKYTDGAQFYWPFFDHRNETHYGNMTITIVPPSKASDVMFIGYDSAEETGEVQAKGTVVFSLGKVHAGNNGDIRVIYEPSLFPAMTAVDADIRPTVKKDQEMVAMLHEKYIESQKIVGTVGSVSAAAGVFGVGLIGFFANARRKRFRKEAHYQMESNGFYVPTNDMSLPAVLLFKNGAASIELMSAALLDLVRKGNVKQLSDEEFELVDANVKLEHEKQLIQLLFFQIGQDQKFTLGKLKSYTKEEKNYEAFDKKFIMWKDLLKAELNEYKVKAKTTKERVILSLIGTLGIGLAIAFIYYELYLQLVLVGILTLGAFGFALFYSPYNYEGTLLKLEWERVGQWMKELDTKKWEILSLDDRFRVLIYGVGVKHPELDAYYKDFVSVQKQLDQHRTRYDERHRQDTADAQYGNAYYGGVVYNPIFLTGSFNQASTNVSNNAPSSDSSSSSGGGTGGGGGGSGAF
- a CDS encoding MBL fold metallo-hydrolase produces the protein MNIIPLGIWGGYPKANSATSSFLIEHEGFHCLFDCGSGVLSSLQNHIALEQLDAVVISHYHADHIADIGSLQYSRLIQYYLGHPSPPLPIYGHAQDEEQFAKLTYKEQTQGIEIQENQSVQIGPFTVTFCPTIHPVYCLAMKFTVGGKSAVFTADTEWSDKLVAFSQHADIVFCEANLYEEHLDKSPGHLAGSQAGALAQQAEVGQLVLTHLPPHGNIHEILNEAEKTFSGLVEIAEVGKRYTVI
- a CDS encoding class I SAM-dependent rRNA methyltransferase, with amino-acid sequence MSKLVEIQLNAQGTVALKKGYPLILKDAVMSSEIQAKEGSLIRLTDRYHKYLATGYYGIQNKGIGWVLTSNEREEIDFDFFDQKMATAFERRDAYMKDPNTTAFRLFNGEGDGIGGVTIDYFDGYYMVSWYSEGIYAFRHHVYNVLDKRGGYKAVYEKKRFDSQGQYVEQDDFVQGTPGDFPIIVKENGMNFAIDLNDGAMTGVFLDQRDVREAIRDNYSEGREVLNTFSYTGAFSVAAILGGAKKTTNVDLAKRSVAKTIEQFSVNGIDYEQQDIKVMDVFDYFRYAKRHDMKFGLVVLDPPSFARSKKYTFSTAKDYPMLMKEAIAVTEKNGIIVASTNNASFSMKKFKGFIEQAFKETDMRYKVLEESSLPRDFRTPRDYPEFNYLKVVIVQKLR
- a CDS encoding undecaprenyl-diphosphate phosphatase, whose translation is MELFDLIKALILGFVEGMTEFAPVSSTGHLIIVDDMWLKTEEFLGKYPAITFKIVIQLGSILAVVVVFWKRLFSLVGLYKVDSDVKMSERFNLLHVIVGMLPAVILGFALKDLIDDYLFGVETVIFALVAGAVLMIAADKFGPKNPRVQTLDQITYKQAFTVGLVQCLSLWPGFSRSGATISGGVLFGMNHRTAADFTFIMAVPIMMGASLVSVLKNWEYMSMDDIGFYVVGFLSAFVFALISIRFFLKLISKVKLMPFAIYRIVLAAILAMIVFL
- a CDS encoding sensor histidine kinase, producing MKAIIGRTIFLTLMFSLIVAVFFYLFIDVSIAEYQRLLLDTEAADMPLLVWLFTTIFIIGLGIASWVSLNSRMKENIITGKLQHLYAKQEFTSSNKMKKQTNRSIEQLYEVLEAQRNSLRKITDERVETQDKIIQERIIQERQRLARELHDSVSQQLFAASMLLSALAEQAEEGPISKPLLQVERMVQQAQLEMRALLLHLRPAALHNQTLAKGLEELLSELQEKVTFDITHRLEDIELSKGAEDHLFRIAQETLSNTLRHAQATEVEILLIERDGLAILRVQDNGVGFKQDDGKGGSYGLQNVKERAIEIGGSCKIVSVPSQGTIIEVKLPILKGELADDSSAVGR
- a CDS encoding response regulator encodes the protein MIRVLLVDDHEMVRIGVSTYLQMQPDIEVIAEAENGQIGVEKALDLRPDIILMDMVMPVMNGAEATAAIIANWPEAKVIIVTSFLDDDKLYPALEAGAVSYILKTSNAKRVADAIRETMQGQTVLEPEVTSKMMTKMRGAQTHALHEDLTDRELEVLLLLAKGKSNQEIADELFIALKTVKTHVSNVLSKLEVQDRTQAVIYAFQNKLTV
- a CDS encoding DUF1648 domain-containing protein; the protein is METKKPKLDIEKPAVAKAFDVLVIALFAAALVYLVLQWNQLPDRIPAHFGANGEVDRYGSRMELLLLPVIGIVMWVGMWKLEKYPHTYNYLNLRPDNVEIQYRYGLLFMNVMKNISTLLFVFLIWQSVDIALARIGSLNMPLLITILALLFGSMGVYLYKVLKL